The following coding sequences lie in one Spinacia oleracea cultivar Varoflay chromosome 1, BTI_SOV_V1, whole genome shotgun sequence genomic window:
- the LOC110786851 gene encoding glucan endo-1,3-beta-D-glucosidase 1, with protein MVLKKATRKLTSLLTKPFKRPPKSPFSFPQPPFVEQPRTTTMVGSQQWRNPSTPFLFPKTESSVLPDPSTFFSPELLSSPLPTNSFFQNFVLKNGDQPEYIHPYLIRLSPSSLSLSYPSRFAGPSFIYQVFNADFTISGTSNQHPVSQTPHKISSFNDLSVTVDFPSSNLRFFLVRGSPFVTCSVLRGTSLKFSTIHAITSFNSYNSNTKFIVKLNNNQTWVIYSSTPVNLTHDLSNIASDSFSGIIRFAVLPDSDPKFESIFDRFSSCYPVSGEAVLNEPFCVDYKWEKRGCGNLLMLAHPLHLKLLSGNNNVVILDDIKYKSIDGDLVGVVGDSWSLRTQPVPVTWHSIRGVKEESYAEIISALSKDVEGLDASSISTTSSYFYGKLVARAARMALIAEEVCYPDAIPVVRKFLKETIEPWLDGTFNGNGFLYDGKWGGMVTKQGSTDSGADFGFGIFNDHHYHLGYFLYGIAVLAKIDPAWGRKYRAQAYSLMADFMSLSKGANSSYTRLRCFDLYKLHSWAGGLTEFADGRNQESTSEAVNAYYSAALMGLAYGDTHLVAVGSSLVAMEMQAAQTWWHVREGEGIYEDIYTSGNKVVGVLWANKRDSGLWFAPPEWKECRLGIQVLPILPITETLFPDVNFVKDLVNWTTPALERDGVGEGWKGFVYTLEGIYEKENALQKIRNLKGYDDGNSLSNLLWWIHSRGDGAEGYPGMGCHCWYGQ; from the coding sequence ATGGTACTTAAGAAAGCTACAAGAAAGTTGACATCTTTGCTCACCAAACCCTTTAAAAGACCCCCcaaatcacccttttcatttccaCAACCACCATTTGTAGAACAACCAAGAACAACAACAATGGTGGGCTCACAACAATGGAGGAATCCATCAACCCCATTCCTATTTCCAAAAACAGAGTCCTCTGTTCTTCCAGATCCTTCCACTTTCTTCTCCCCTGAACTTCTCTCTTCGCCTCTGCCCACAAACTCTTTCTTCCAAAACTTCGTCCTCAAAAATGGCGACCAACCCGAATACATCCACCCTTACCTCATCCGTCTCTCTCCctcctccctttctctctcatacCCTTCTCGATTCGCGGGCCCTTCTTTCATTTACCAGGTTTTCAACGCAGATTTCACGATTTCTGGTACAAGTAATCAACACCCAGTTTCGCAAACCCCCCACAAAATTTCATCTTTTAATGATCTCAGTGTAACTGTGGATTTCCCCTCTTCAAATCTCCGGTTTTTCCTTGTTCGTGGGAGCCCTTTTGTTACTTGTTCAGTTCTGAGAGGTACTTCTCTTAAATTCTCCACAATTCATGCGATTACTTCGTTTAATTCGTATAATTCCAACACTAAGTTTATTGTTAAGCTTAATAACAATCAAACATGGGTGATTTACTCTTCCACGCCTGTAAATTTGACTCATGATTTGTCTAATATTGCTTCTGATTCGTTTTCGGGTATTATTCGGTTTGCCGTTTTGCCCGATTCCGACCCTAAATTCGAGTCGATTTTCGATAGGTTTAGCTCTTGTTATCCTGTTAGCGGTGAGGCTGTGTTAAATGAACCGTTTTGTGTGGATTATAAGTGGGAAAAGAGAGGGTGTGGTAATCTGTTAATGCTTGCTCATCCTTTGCATCTTAAATTGTTAAGTGGGAATAATAATGTTGTTATTTTGGATGACATTAAGTATAAGAGCATTGATGGGGACCTTGTGGGTGTTGTTGGTGATTCGTGGTCGTTGAGGACTCAACCTGTTCCAGTTACTTGGCATTCAATTAGGGGTGTCAAGGAAGAATCATATGCTGAGATTATCTCAGCTCTTTCCAAAGATGTTGAGGGTTTGGATGCAAGCTCAATTTCGACAACTTCCTCGTATTTTTACGGGAAATTGGTCGCCCGAGCTGCTAGAATGGCATTGATTGCTGAGGAAGTTTGTTATCCTGATGCAATCCCTGTGGTTAGGAAGTTCTTGAAGGAAACAATTGAGCCTTGGCTGGATGGGACTTTTAATGGGAATGGTTTTCTGTATGATGGTAAATGGGGTGGAATGGTTACTAAACAAGGGTCAACTGATTCAGGGGCTGATTTCGGGTTTGGAATATTCAatgatcatcattatcatttaGGGTACTTCCTTTATGGAATTGCTGTTCTTGCTAAGATTGATCCTGCTTGGGGGAGGAAGTATAGGGCGCAGGCTTATTCATTGATGGCTGATTTTATGAGTTTGAGTAAAGGGGCAAACTCGAGTTATACCCGTTTGAGATGTTTTGATTTGTATAAGCTGCATTCTTGGGCTGGTGGACTGACAGAATTTGCTGATGGGAGGAATCAGGAAAGTACAAGTGAGGCAGTGAATGCCTACTATTCTGCAGCTTTGATGGGGTTGGCTTATGGGGATACTCATCTTGTGGCGGTTGGTTCATCTCTTGTAGCAATGGAGATGCAAGCAGCACAAACATGGTGGCATGTAAGAGAAGGAGAGGGAATCTACGAGGACATTTATACGAGTGGGAATAAGGTGGTGGGTGTTCTATGGGCTAACAAGAGGGATAGCGGACTTTGGTTTGCACCACCCGAATGGAAGGAGTGTAGGCTTGGAATTCAAGTCCTTCCAATATTGCCTATTACCGAGACCTTGTTTCCTGATGTGAACTTTGTGAAAGATCTCGTGAATTGGACAACGCCAGCTCTTGAAAGGGATGGTGTGGGAGAAGGATGGAAGGGATTTGTGTATACTCTTGAAGGAATATACGAAAAAGAGAACGCCCTACAGAAAATAAGAAATTTGAAAGGTTACGATGATGGAAACTCCCTCTCGAATCTTCTATGGTGGATTCACAGCAGGGGTGATGGTGCAGAGGGGTACCCTGGAATGGGATGTCATTGTTGGTATGGACAGTAA
- the LOC110786852 gene encoding proline-rich receptor-like protein kinase PERK8 — MASSPNSQPESPPPSPPSPPSPPSPDAASTLAPVLTKLIPPIQSPPENDSAVPPPSNDPPPPPPETSPPPVVTAPPHSPPPAPRSPHSPPLSPPPSSPPPSLPVNSPPPAFSPPSPVTPAQSPPVASRPPPSLSPPEPPGSPPVFSPPDFFAPPPPVNSSPTVPSVSTLSPPRPPTDSSTPDTSTPDSSTPDSSTPSRSVPRPTTPSGSTGSGTTVSSSASPPPDNGETVKTGIAIGVVAAVLIIGFFLAIVCLRRRKTRHIRHNSVYMLPSPYTSSQSSGTSFVKPYDGGGDFLNSSSDTAGIGNSKTWFSYEELDTASEGFSAQNILGAGGFGCVYKGSLQGGTEVAIKKLKDNSGQGDREFKAEVEIISRVHHRYLVSLVGYCITDHQRLLVYEFVSNGTLHYHLHNTKKPCMPWSLRVRVACGSAKGIAYLHEDCHPRIIHRDIKTANILIDNNFDAKVADFGLAKIAQELECNTHVSTRVMGTFGYMAPEYASSGKLTEKSDVFSFGVVLLEIITGRKPVDETRPLGDESLVEWARPLMTEALENQNFDGLADSRLQGNYDRGEMFRMIEAAAACVRHSAVKRPKMSQVVRALDTMNELSDISNGMKPGQSGIYDSREQSAQIRMFQRMAFGSQEFSSENNNNSQTSWSGGRSVVTGGRSGQV; from the exons ATGGCTTCATCCCCAAATTCTCAACCTGAAAGCCCTCCTCCATCTCCTCCATCTCCTCCGTCTCCTCCATCTCCGGACGCTGCTTCTACACTAGCTCCTGTCCTTACAAAATTAATACCACCTATCCAATCACCTCCGGAAAACGACTCAGCTGTTCCTCCTCCATCCAATGATCCCCCACCACCTCCACCGGAAACTTCTCCTCCACCGGTTGTCACTGCACCACCACACTCACCACCCCCTGCGCCACGCTCACCACATTCACCACCTTTGTCTCCGCCACCATCTTCTCCTCCACCCTCATTACCTGTTAATTCCCCTCCACCAGCCTTCTCCCCACCTTCTCCTGTAACGCCTGCACAATCTCCCCCTGTTGCTTCCCGACCACCGCCTTCTCTATCTCCCCCAGAACCTCCTGGCTCACCCCCAGTCTTTTCTCCACCAGATTTTTTCGCCCCTCCTCCACCTGTGAACTCTTCTCCAACAGTGCCATCCGTCTCCACTCTTTCTCCTCCAAGACCTCCAACTGACTCTTCTACCCCCGACACTTCTACGCCCGACTCTTCTACTCCTGACTCTTCCACGCCTTCTAGGTCAGTACCAAGACCAACAACACCATCCGGGAGTACTGGCTCGGGTACAACAGTGAGTTCTTCTGCTAGTCCCCCTCCTGACAATGGAGAAACAGTTAAGACAGGAATAGCCATCGGGGTTGTGGCAGCTGTTCTCATAATTGGCTTTTTTCTGGCCATTGTGTGCTTGCGAAGGCGAAAAACAAGACACATCCGACATAATTCAGTGTACATGTTGCCATCCCCATATACCTCTTCGCAGAGTTCGG GTACCTCTTTTGTAAAACCATATGACGGTGGTGGCGATTTTTTAAACTCATCATCAGATACTGCTGGAATAGGCAATTCAAAAACATGGTTTTCATATGAGGAGTTGGATACTGCCTCAGAAGGCTTTTCTGCACAAAATATTTTGGGGGCTGGTGGATTTGGTTGTGTATATAAAGGTTCTTTGCAAGGTGGCACAGAAGTAGCTATAAAGAAGTTGAAAGATAATAGTGGGCAAGGAGATCGTGAGTTTAAAGCAGAGGTTGAGATTATCAGCCGTGTGCACCATCGCTATTTGGTTTCCCTTGTGGGTTATTGTATAACTGATCATCAAAGATTGCTTGTCTATGAATTTGTTTCTAATGGCACCCTTCATTACCACCTCCACA ATACAAAAAAGCCATGTATGCCATGGAGCCTCCGAGTCAGGGTTGCTTGTGGTTCTGCTAAAGGAATCGCTTACCTCCATGAAGATT GTCATCCACGGATCATTCACAGGGATATTAAAACTGCTAACATACTTATAGACAACAATTTTGATGCTAAG GTAGCTGATTTTGGGCTGGCAAAAATAGCACAGGAGCTGGAATGCAACACACATGTATCTACACGTGTCATGGGAACTTTTGG CTACATGGCACCTGAATATGCATCCAGCGGCAAGCTGACTGAAAAGTCTGATGTATTCTCATTTGGAGTAGTCCTTCTAGAGATTATAACGGGACGCAAGCCTGTTGATGAAACCAGGCCATTAGGAGATGAGAGCTTAGTTGAATGG GCTCGTCCTTTGATGACTGAGGCGTTGGAAAACCAAAACTTTGATGGACTTGCTGACTCAAGATTGCAAGGGAACTATGATAGAGGTGAGATGTTTCGGATGATTGAAGCAGCAGCTGCTTGTGTACGGCATTCAGCTGTAAAGAGGCCAAAAATGAGCCAG GTGGTGAGAGCGTTGGATACAATGAACGAGCTATCAGATATATCGAATGGCATGAAACCGGGCCAAAGTGGGATCTATGATTCAAGAGAGCAATCGGCACAAATAAGAATGTTTCAGAGGATGGCGTTTGGAAGCCAAGAGTTCAGTTCAGAAAATAACAATAACAGCCAGACTAGTTGGTCTGGAGGGAGAAGTGTGGTAACCGGAGGCAGGAGTGGACAAGTATAA